The following coding sequences are from one Psychrobacter sp. AH5 window:
- the cysT gene encoding sulfate ABC transporter permease subunit CysT, producing the protein MSASTPPVSKPNRSVKKGWLTRLRQRNVLPGFGLSMGITVFSLSLLVVLPFAMMAYTTTQMGWSGFWQTISQPQVSAAIKLTLGMSFLAMLTNLVFGTLVAWVLVRYEFWGKSLINALVDLPFALPTAVTGISLATLYAPNGLIGQWFEKFDIQVAFTPIGIWLALVVVSFPFIVRAVQPVLAELSVEFEEAAAVLGANRLTTFRKVILPELLPAMLMGAGMMFARATGEYGSVIFIAGNIPMQSEILPLIIISKLEQFDVQGASAVALFMLLISFVILLTINIVQWKLSRRVGAR; encoded by the coding sequence ATGAGCGCATCGACCCCTCCTGTCAGCAAGCCTAATAGATCCGTAAAAAAAGGTTGGCTTACGCGTTTGCGTCAGCGCAATGTGCTACCAGGATTTGGCCTGAGCATGGGCATTACTGTTTTTAGCTTATCGCTACTGGTGGTACTGCCATTTGCGATGATGGCTTATACCACTACCCAAATGGGTTGGTCTGGGTTTTGGCAAACTATCTCGCAGCCGCAGGTTAGCGCCGCTATTAAGCTAACTTTAGGAATGTCGTTCCTAGCGATGCTTACCAACCTGGTATTTGGCACTTTAGTCGCTTGGGTGCTTGTGCGTTATGAGTTTTGGGGTAAATCCTTAATCAATGCTTTAGTAGATCTGCCATTTGCGCTGCCAACAGCGGTAACGGGTATCTCGTTGGCGACGCTGTATGCGCCTAATGGTCTGATTGGGCAATGGTTTGAGAAGTTTGATATTCAAGTGGCTTTTACTCCTATTGGTATTTGGCTGGCTTTAGTCGTGGTCAGCTTTCCCTTTATTGTCCGCGCAGTGCAGCCAGTCCTCGCTGAGCTATCGGTCGAATTTGAAGAGGCCGCTGCGGTATTAGGCGCTAATCGCTTAACTACTTTTCGCAAGGTGATTTTGCCTGAGCTATTACCCGCGATGCTCATGGGCGCAGGCATGATGTTTGCGCGCGCTACGGGCGAGTACGGCTCGGTTATCTTTATCGCCGGCAACATTCCTATGCAGTCGGAGATCTTGCCGCTTATTATCATCAGTAAGCTTGAGCAATTTGATGTACAAGGGGCGTCGGCAGTCGCTTTATTTATGTTACTGATCTCGTTCGTTATTTTATTGACTATTAATATTGTGCAGTGGAAACTGTCGCGCCGTGTAGGAGCTCGCTGA